In the Bacillus shivajii genome, one interval contains:
- a CDS encoding L-2-amino-thiazoline-4-carboxylic acid hydrolase produces MSDEQSKTALKHVTMYEITSKLFFHLCLSLESSFHQKGKSVIEEGVCDFQSDLMSTLLQTDKNKIDFQTDTLLDSEKVKQSFKKYVEICKKNEQDPINMYSLMAKMFAHIAKHAKNNLGEPGQDAIIEGVRTFGEERGKNIAKRAELAGKPNEKDHYLTNYDMGRSELFEFETLFHKNEIEQTFTKCAFADQWKEDGMEEHGILYCHMIDPAVAKGFNPNFEVIHDEYILKEGVCHFRFQMKEDKK; encoded by the coding sequence ATGAGTGATGAACAGTCTAAAACTGCTTTAAAACATGTAACAATGTACGAAATTACATCAAAGCTATTTTTCCATTTATGTCTGTCATTAGAGTCTTCATTTCATCAAAAAGGGAAAAGTGTGATCGAGGAGGGGGTATGTGATTTTCAAAGTGATTTGATGTCAACATTGCTTCAAACAGATAAAAATAAAATAGATTTTCAAACTGACACTTTATTAGATTCAGAGAAAGTTAAACAGTCGTTTAAAAAATATGTGGAGATTTGTAAAAAGAACGAACAAGACCCAATTAATATGTATTCATTGATGGCGAAAATGTTTGCGCACATTGCAAAACATGCAAAAAATAATTTAGGTGAGCCAGGTCAAGATGCAATAATAGAAGGAGTTCGTACTTTCGGAGAAGAACGTGGAAAAAATATTGCAAAAAGGGCAGAGCTAGCAGGCAAACCAAATGAAAAAGACCATTATTTAACGAACTATGATATGGGTAGAAGTGAATTGTTTGAATTTGAAACATTATTTCACAAAAATGAAATTGAGCAAACCTTTACAAAATGTGCTTTTGCTGACCAATGGAAAGAAGATGGTATGGAGGAACATGGAATTTTATATTGTCATATGATTGACCCTGCTGTAGCAAAGGGTTTTAATCCAAACTTTGAAGTTATTCATGATGAATATATTTTAAAAGAAGGCGTATGTCATTTCCGGTTTCAAATGAAAGAAGATAAGAAATAG
- a CDS encoding SDR family oxidoreductase: MLQDKVVVITGGSRGIGKEISRECLKEGMKVIVLSKTEESRTDVMNELSSYEGLSTYICDVSSHECVTKTFDKIYKTFKHIDILINNAGVGIWKNVDDMSPEEWNTQIGTNLTGVFYCSQYVFKNMKDTGGHIINIASDLGYSTIERGGAYCASKWGLIGLSGTMQKEGKPYGIRVSTVSPGLVQTDFGSVSAEKKTHGLTTETVASHVLSVMKTGTDAGEINMIVKP; encoded by the coding sequence ATGCTTCAAGATAAAGTGGTTGTTATTACTGGTGGGTCACGAGGAATCGGGAAAGAAATTTCAAGAGAGTGTTTAAAGGAAGGGATGAAGGTGATCGTCCTTTCAAAAACAGAAGAATCACGAACGGACGTGATGAATGAGCTTTCCTCATATGAAGGTCTTTCAACATACATATGTGATGTCTCTTCACATGAATGTGTAACGAAAACGTTTGATAAGATATATAAAACGTTTAAACATATTGATATTTTAATCAACAACGCTGGAGTAGGTATTTGGAAAAATGTTGATGACATGTCGCCAGAAGAGTGGAACACTCAAATTGGAACAAATTTAACCGGCGTATTTTATTGCAGTCAATATGTTTTCAAAAATATGAAAGACACTGGTGGACATATTATAAACATTGCATCCGACCTTGGTTATTCAACGATCGAACGTGGTGGTGCTTATTGTGCTAGTAAATGGGGGTTAATCGGGTTATCTGGAACGATGCAAAAAGAAGGTAAGCCCTATGGTATCCGGGTTTCAACTGTCTCTCCTGGATTGGTCCAAACTGATTTTGGAAGTGTTTCAGCTGAGAAAAAAACACACGGCCTTACTACTGAAACAGTAGCAAGCCATGTGTTATCAGTAATGAAAACTGGAACAGATGCCGGTGAAATCAATATGATCGTAAAACCATAA
- a CDS encoding polysaccharide deacetylase family protein, which yields MMKNKGQYFMLFIFICAILFSSAGNALARESQVSEADINVDDLDVNTEYLLREGHLMVPALFFKNTGAKVNWNDRYQSIVFQVGDKKVAAPVGKTFTDIFNPNTRQWERGELSVEPISVNGQTFVPLRDIALELGFHVSYRPDLKKTVINTNIERKAKRIRTGNTSQKYVSLTFDDGPDPIYTPQILDILKEKNVKATFFVVGKQIDKHPEMMQRIVNEGHSLGNHTLSHPRLPNETTAEVSREIQLTQDKIAESVGRRPDLFRPPFGLLTRADEQLLHEYGLRIIIWSVDTLDYTGLSADHILEIVERDISPGGIVLQHNIDLNPGLLDGTVEALPEIIDRLRQEGYSFLTVQSLLDQNQ from the coding sequence ATGATGAAAAATAAAGGTCAATATTTTATGTTATTCATTTTTATATGTGCCATCCTCTTCTCTTCTGCTGGTAATGCTTTAGCAAGAGAATCACAAGTGTCAGAAGCTGATATTAACGTTGATGACCTTGATGTGAATACTGAATATTTATTAAGAGAAGGTCACCTAATGGTACCTGCATTATTTTTTAAAAATACAGGAGCAAAAGTGAATTGGAATGATAGGTATCAATCGATTGTTTTTCAAGTTGGTGATAAAAAGGTAGCTGCGCCAGTTGGAAAAACGTTCACCGATATTTTTAATCCAAACACGAGACAATGGGAACGAGGAGAACTATCTGTTGAACCAATTAGCGTAAATGGTCAAACATTTGTCCCGCTACGAGACATAGCTCTTGAACTTGGTTTTCATGTTTCTTATCGCCCTGATTTAAAAAAGACAGTGATCAATACGAATATTGAAAGAAAGGCGAAAAGAATTCGTACTGGAAATACATCTCAAAAGTATGTATCTTTAACTTTCGATGATGGCCCTGATCCAATATACACACCACAAATTCTTGATATATTGAAAGAGAAAAATGTAAAAGCGACGTTTTTTGTTGTCGGTAAGCAAATAGATAAACATCCTGAAATGATGCAAAGAATCGTTAATGAAGGTCATTCATTAGGGAATCATACTCTTTCTCACCCACGCCTTCCGAATGAAACGACTGCAGAAGTTTCTAGAGAAATTCAACTAACGCAAGATAAAATTGCCGAGTCAGTTGGGCGAAGACCGGATTTATTTCGACCACCATTTGGTTTATTAACACGAGCGGATGAACAATTACTTCATGAGTATGGACTTCGCATTATTATATGGTCTGTGGATACACTCGATTATACAGGATTATCTGCTGATCATATTTTAGAAATTGTTGAGAGGGACATTTCACCTGGGGGGATTGTATTACAACATAATATCGATTTAAATCCAGGTTTATTAGATGGTACTGTCGAAGCATTGCCAGAAATCATTGACCGTCTGCG